A stretch of Chiloscyllium punctatum isolate Juve2018m chromosome 6, sChiPun1.3, whole genome shotgun sequence DNA encodes these proteins:
- the LOC140479011 gene encoding secretogranin-2-like gives MAMLKTFPSGTILTLSILLYSDILEAASLVPINRYDPSTLTERMYNYPNPDMIKALEFIENLRQNSEDTSLPDYDERGILRPVQEALLRKFEEDNEENEQSDTNRESLDGGRADWAKLLLKTLLQAESHAEANDNTDSPQPQETDGNLQDYDGLLVESGRRQDLPRKYRVAFPGDSYRINPYKRTNEIIEEEYTPQSLATLESAFRELGRHTEPSRQRERLQEEHFGKDEEDDTSRDSEFAYEDLAEGEDSVEMKNRHQHKEVQFEDEETELDRESERAGINARNSLDEPDSQERGRMEKDKAAADLMLQYYKRLQDRMDEEQARRELETDRNGEAPSRQLRGSQGDLEPRLMDQLVDLSNRLQIAPDDLLQIVQGAERRKQGSSDREEQRLRESVTREQGAAGSSLDSLSPEDILNILGLDDGHLLQQPTRNRPPPPPPGPAAVSPFERFPGLGSSEGTGRGGEQLARYLQRLLAADSAPVGGRRPEAGGGSREPLSDPLHGVNPRKAAEMLALISQLPGLAGSDDRPPRTQQDGEDSSLMIHKLAELLNQQKDNRDGSVKELNRGMLALPD, from the coding sequence ATGGCGATGTTAAAAACCTTTCCAAGCGGCACAATATTAACCCTCAGCATCCTACTTTATTCAGACATTCTTGAGGCTGCTTCGCTGGTACCGATTAACAGATATGATCCGAGCACTCTGACAGAAAGAATGTACAACTATCCTAACCCGGATATGATTAAAGCCCTAGAGTTTATTGAGAATTTAAGACAAAACAGTGAAGACACGTCCCTCCCAGACTATGACGAGCGAGGTATTTTGCGTCCCGTTCAAGAAGCCCTCTTGAGAAAGTTTGAAGAAGATAATGAAGAGAATGAGCAGTCAGACACCAACAGGGAATCTCTGGACGGGGGCAGGGCTGATTGGGCTAAGCTTTTACTGAAGACACTGCTGCAGGCAGAGAGTCACGCCGAGGCTAATGACAACACCGACAGCCCACAGCCGCAGGAGACTGATGGTAACCTGCAGGATTATGATGGACTCCTGGTTGAAAGCGGCCGGAGGCAGGACCTGCCAAGGAAGTACCGCGTGGCTTTTCCAGGGGACAGCTACAGAATCAATCCCTATAAACGCACCAATGAGATTATAGAGGAAGAGTACACTCCCCAAAGTCTGGCCACGCTGGAGTCTGCTTTCCGTGAACTCGGCAGACACACCGAGCCGTCCAGGCAACGGGAGAGGCTGCAGGAAGAGCACTTCGGTAAAGACGAGGAAGATGATACCTCCCGGGACAGTGAGTTTGCCTATGAGGACTTGGCGGAGGGGGAAGACTCGGTGGAAATGAAGAACCGGCATCAACATAAAGAGGTGCAGTTTGAAGATGAGGAAACCGAGCTGGACAGAGAGTCGGAGCGAGCGGGAATCAACGCGAGGAATTCTTTGGATGAGCCGGATTCCCAGGAACGGGGGAGAATGGAGAAAGACAAGGCGGCGGCGGACCTGATGCTGCAGTATTACAAGCGGCTGCAAGACCGAATGGACGAGGAGCAGGCGAGAAGGGAGCTGGAGACAGACAGGAACGGGGAGGCGCCCAGCAGACAGCTCAGAGGCTCCCAGGGGGACTTGGAGCCGCGGCTCATGGACCAGCTGGTGGACCTGTCCAACAGGCTCCAAATCGCGCCGGATGATCTGCTGCAGATAGTGCAAGGCGCGGAGAGAAGGAAGCAAGGGAGCTCGGACCGGGAAGAGCAGAGACTGCGAGAGAGTGTCACCAGGGAGCAGGGCGCCGCAGGCAGCAGCCTGGACTCTCTCAGTCCGGAAGACATCCTGAACATCTTGGGGCTGGATGATGGACACTTGCTCCAGCAGCCGACAAGGAACCGcccgcccccacccccgcccGGACCCGCCGCCGTCTCCCCCTTTGAAAGGTTTCCGGGGTTGGGCTCCAGTGAGGGCACCGGCCGTGGCGGGGAGCAACTGGCCAGGTACCTGCAGAGGCTGCTGGCGGCCGACTCAGCCCCTGTGGGCGGACGGCGCCCGGAGGCAGGCGGCGGCTCCCGGGAACCGCTCAGCGACCCCCTGCACGGCGTCAACCCGAGGAAAGCGGCGGAAATGTTGGCGCTCATCAGTCAGCTCCCCGGGCTTGCAGGCAGCGATGACCGCCCCCCTCGAACCCAGCAGGATGGTGAAGATTCCTCGCTGATGATCCACAAACTGGCGGAATTGTTAAACCAACAGAAGGATAACCGAGACGGCTCTGTGAAGGAATTAAACAGAGGAATGCtcgcccttcctgactaa